The Malus domestica chromosome 13, GDT2T_hap1 genome includes a window with the following:
- the LOC103430605 gene encoding alanine--tRNA ligase-like: MRSGFRENGTIAFRFLHLLQPYSRFASPSSPIHFPPPRLSRSRPLAAGYRCYSSSATSSSPSAMAGGESQEVEWPAKRVRDTFVKFFEDKGHVFWKSSPVVPHNDPTLLFANAGMNQFKPIFLGTADPNTQLSKLTRACNTQKCIRAGGKHNDLDDVGKDTYHHTFFEMLGNWSFGDYFKKEAIGWAWELLTKVYKLPEDRIYATYFGGDEKAGLAPDDEARELWLKFLPAGHVLPFGSKDNFWEMGDTGPCGPCTEIHYDRIGNRDAASLVNNDDPTCIEIWNLVFIQFNRESDGSLKPLPAKHVDTGMGFERLTSILQNKMSNYDTDVFMPIFDAIQQATGAPPYSGKVGVDDVDKIDMAYRVVADHIRTLSFSIADGSRPGNDGREYVLRRILRRAVRYGNDVLKAKEGFFNGLVHILVTVMGDVFPEVQQHEAHIREVIKEEEETFEKTLQKGIERFKKAAQDVQGKTFSGQDAFVLWDTFGFPLDLTQLMAEERGLIVDVEGFNNAMDEARERSRSAQNKQAGGAIVMDADATATLHKRGVAATDDSFKFIWNQDHESVVKAIYTGSEFINSASAGNEVGIVLESTNFYAEQGGQIFDTGSLEGSSLSFQVCNVQIYGGFVVHIGSFSGEGGKLLVGDKVICKVDYNRRKLIAPNHTCTHMLNFALREILGNHVDQKGSIVLAEKLRFDFSHGKPVDPDSLRRIESIVNEQITAELGVFAKEVALVDAKRINGLRAVFGEVYPDPVRVVAIGRKVEDLLEYPENEEWLSISAELCGGTHISNTREAKAFALLSEEGIAKGIRRITAVTSEVAFQAIELARSLEQDVHEASKAEGSLLEKKVASLKSRVDSAPIPAAKKAEIRAKMAVLQNQLKKAQKMIAEQNIKNAVKVATEMAEVAASDGKAYCVSQVDVGLDAAAVREAVLKITGMGIPAMVFSTDETTNKALVCAGVPGDKGTQLEVSEWLTAAMGPLNGRCGKGKGGLASGQGTDASRLNEAIDLATSFAQMKLR; encoded by the exons ATGAGGAGTGGATTTCGTGAGAACGGAACAATAGCCTTCCGCTTCCTTCACCTCTTACAACCTTACTCTCGTTTCGCTTCTCCCTCTTCTCCCATTCATTTCCCGCCGCCGCGCCTCTCTCGCAGTCGCCCCCTCGCCGCGGGCTACAGGTGCTACTCATCCTCCGCCACGTCCTCGTCTCCCTCCGCCATGGCGGGCGGTGAATCGCAGGAAGTGGAGTGGCCGGCGAAGCGCGTCAGGGACACCTTCGTCAAGTTTTTCGAGGACAAGGGCCACGTCTTCTGGAAGTCTAGCCCCGTCGTTCCTCACAACGATCCCACTCTTTTATTCGCCAATGCTG GTATGAACCAGTTCAAGCCCATTTTTCTGGGCACAGCAGACCCAAACACTCAGTTGAGCAAGCTGACTCGAGCATGCAACACCCAGAAATGTATAAGAGCAGGCGGGAAGCACAACGATCTCGATGATGTAGGGAAAGACACTTACCACCACACTTTCTTTGAGATGCTCGGCAATTGGTCTTTCGGGGATTATTTCAAGAAAGAAGCCATTGGATGGGCTTGGGAGCTTCTCACAAAA GTTTATAAGCTGCCAGAAGATCGAATTTATGCCACCTATTTTGGTGGTGATGAGAAGGCTGGTCTTGCTCCTGATGATGAAGCTAGAGAGTTATGGCTTAAGTTTCTACCAGCCGGCCATGTACTACCGTTTGGCAGTAAG GATAATTTCTGGGAGATGGGCGATACGGGTCCTTGTGGTCCTTGCACAGAAATCCATTACGATAGAATAGGAAATCGTGATGCTGCATCATTAGTCAACAACGATGATCCTACCTGCATTGAAATTTGGAACCTCGTCTTTATTCAG TTCAATAGGGAAAGTGATGGTTCTCTAAAACCTCTCCCTGCTAAGCATGTTGACACTGGGATGGGATTTGAAAGATTAACTTCTATACTTCAGAACAAGATGAGCAATTATGATACTGATGTGTTCATGCCCATCTTTGATGCTATCCAACAG GCAACAGGGGCTCCACCATATTCTGGGAAAGTTGGTGTGGATGATGTAGACAAAATTGACATGGCATACAGAGTTGTTGCCGATCATATAAGAACTCTTTCATTTTCCATTGCTGATGGGTCTCGTCCAG GCAATGACGGTCGTGAATATGTTCTGAGGCGCATTCTTCGTCGTGCTGTTCGGTATGGAAACGATGTACTAAAAGCTAAAGAAGGATTTTTCAATGG GCTTGTACACATTCTGGTGACAGTGATGGGTGATGTTTTTCCAGAGGTACAACAACATGAAGCACATATAAGGGAGGTAAtcaaagaggaggaagaaactTTTGAGAAGACTTTACAGAAG GGAATAGAAAGATTCAAGAAGGCTGCTCAGGATGTTCAAGGCAAAACATTTAGTGGGCAG GatgcttttgttttgtgggACACATTTGGGTTTCCATTAGATTTGACTCAG TTGATGGCAGAGGAAAGGGGATTAATAGTTGATGTTGAGGGTTTCAATAATGCTATGGATGAGGCTCGAGAAAGATCAAGGAGCGCTCAAAATAAG CAAGCTGGTGGTGCTATTGTTATGGATGCTGATGCTACTGCTACATTGCACAAGAGGGGGGTTGCTGCAACAGATGAcagctttaaatttatttggaaccag GACCATGAAAGTGTGGTAAAAGCAATTTATACTGGTTCTGAGTTTATTAATAGTGCTTCTGCTGGCAATGAAGTTGGTATAGTTTTGGAGTCTACAAATTTTTATGCTGAGCAAGGTGGTCAG ATTTTTGATACTGGGTCACTTGAAGGATCCTCTCTCTCATTTCAAGTTTGCAATGTTCAAATTTATGGAGGTTTTGTTGTCCACATTGGCTCTTTTTCTGGAGAGGGTGGCAAACTCTTAGTCGGTGACAAAGTAATTTGCAAG GTTGACTACAATAGGCGTAAACTCATTGCGCCCAACCATACCTGCACGCACATGTTGAATTTTGCTCTGAGG GAAATTCTTGGCAATCATGTCGACCAGAAGGGTTCTATTGTTCTTGCTGAGAAATTGAGATTTGATTTTTCACATG GCAAGCCAGTAGATCCTGACAGTTTGAGAAGAATAGAATCAATTGTGAATGAGCAAATCACAGCTGAATTAGGTGTATTTGCTAAGGAGGTAGCCCTGGTTGATGCCAAGCGCATCAATGGTTTAAGGGCTGTATTTGGAGAG GTATATCCCGACCCAGTAAGAGTGGTAGCTATTGGGCGAAAGGTTGAGGACCTTTTGGAATACCCTGAAAATGAGGAATGGTTATCAATTTCAGCAGAACTTTGTGGAG GGACACATATATCAAATACACGTGAAGCAAAGGCCTTTGCTCTTTTATCTGAGGAGGGAATTGCTAAGGGAATACGGAGAATAACTGCTGTCACAAGTGAAGTTGCTTTTCAGGCAATTGAATTGGCTCGGTCGCTTGAGCAAGACGTACATGAAGCGTCCAAGGCTGAAGGAAGCTTGCTGGAGAAG AAAGTAGCTTCCCTAAAATCTCGTGTggactcggcaccaattccagCTGCTAAGAAAGCTGAAATCAGGGCCAAGATGGCTGTGCTTCAG AACCAATTAAAGAAAGCTCAGAAGATGATTGCAGAGCAAAATATAAAGAATGCTGTCAAGGTTGCAACTGAGATGGCTGAAGTTGCTGCTTCTGATGGTAAAGCTTACTGTGTTTCCCAAGTTGATGTTGGTTTGGATGCAGCTGCAGTTCGTGAGGCTGTTTTGAAGATCACTGGGATG GGAATTCCCGCCATGGTTTTCAGCACTGATGAGACCACAAATAAAGCTTTGGTGTGTGCTGGCGTACCAGGGGACAAGGGCACTCAGTTGGAGGTCTCAGAGTGGTTGACAGCAGCTATGGGTCCTTTAAATGGAAGATGCGGAAAAGGAAAAGGTGGCCTTGCTTCTGGCCAG GGAACAGATGCATCTCGTCTAAATGAGGCGATAGACCTTGCAACGAGTTTTGCACAGATGAAACTGAGATGA